One stretch of bacterium DNA includes these proteins:
- a CDS encoding ribonucleoside triphosphate reductase gives MITKVRKRDGKIVKFDSEKIAFAIFRATRAIKQPERELSERVADRVVARINENFKNKSMIDIEKIQDIVEQVLIETRNSKLAKSYILYREQHKNIRNIKDLFSNIKIIDDYLDQKDWKVKENANMAYSLQGLNFHISSIISSQYWLNQIYSEEVREAHESGDMHIHDLGTLSVYCVGWDLQDLLLSGFKGVQGKIESKPAKHFRSILGQIVNFFYTLQGEAAGAQAFSNFDTLLAPFIFYDNLSYTEVKQTLQEFIFNINIPTRVGFQTPFTNITMDLYVPDFLRNQPVIIGGIPGNKTYSDFQKEMDLLNRCFAEVMVEGDAMGRVFTFPIPTYNITKNFNWDNKNLNPVWDMTARYGIPYFSNFVNSDLNPDDVRSMCCRLRLDNRELKKRGGGLFGANPLTGSIGVVTINLPRIGFLSKNEDDFFQRLDKIMEIGKQSLETKRTLLEQLTDKGLFPYAKFYLRDIYKRNNSYWTNHFSTIGLIGMNEACINFLGQDITQQKGHDFALKVLDFMREKLFEYQQDTGNIYNLEATPAEGTAFKLAMTDKNKFKEIIVANESEIESGIKPYYTNSSQLPVNYTDDIFEALRIQDDFQTKYTGGTVFHGFIGEKQIPVESIKNLIKKVTDNFRLPYFTITPTFSICPEHGYIYGEHYKCPECSSSCEVYSRVVGYLRPVKQWNDGKQSEFNDRKLFDKSLETFSNPF, from the coding sequence ATGATTACAAAAGTAAGAAAAAGAGACGGGAAAATAGTAAAATTTGACTCTGAGAAAATTGCTTTTGCTATTTTCAGGGCTACAAGAGCAATAAAGCAGCCTGAAAGAGAATTGTCTGAGCGCGTTGCTGATAGAGTGGTTGCCCGGATTAATGAAAATTTTAAAAATAAATCAATGATTGATATTGAAAAAATTCAGGACATTGTTGAACAGGTTTTGATAGAAACCCGTAATTCCAAGCTCGCAAAATCATATATTCTTTACAGAGAACAGCACAAAAACATACGAAATATAAAGGACCTTTTCAGTAATATTAAAATAATTGATGATTATCTTGATCAAAAAGACTGGAAAGTAAAAGAGAATGCAAATATGGCATACTCATTACAAGGATTGAATTTTCACATCTCTTCCATAATCAGCTCTCAATACTGGCTCAATCAAATATACTCTGAAGAAGTAAGAGAAGCCCACGAATCAGGAGACATGCACATTCATGATCTTGGTACACTCAGTGTTTACTGCGTTGGGTGGGATCTTCAGGATCTTCTGCTTAGCGGATTTAAGGGTGTGCAAGGTAAGATTGAAAGTAAACCTGCAAAACACTTCAGATCAATTCTAGGACAAATTGTAAACTTTTTCTATACACTTCAGGGAGAAGCTGCCGGTGCACAGGCCTTTTCAAATTTCGATACTCTTCTCGCACCATTTATTTTTTATGATAATCTATCCTATACTGAAGTAAAGCAGACTCTTCAGGAGTTTATTTTTAATATTAACATTCCTACAAGAGTTGGATTTCAAACACCATTTACAAATATCACGATGGATCTTTATGTCCCTGATTTCTTAAGAAATCAGCCTGTCATAATCGGAGGGATTCCCGGTAATAAGACATATAGTGATTTTCAGAAGGAAATGGATCTTTTAAACCGCTGTTTTGCCGAAGTCATGGTAGAGGGTGATGCAATGGGAAGAGTATTCACTTTTCCAATTCCCACTTATAATATCACAAAAAACTTTAACTGGGATAATAAAAATTTAAATCCTGTTTGGGATATGACAGCAAGATATGGAATTCCATACTTCTCTAATTTTGTCAATTCGGACCTTAATCCCGATGACGTAAGAAGTATGTGCTGCCGCCTCAGATTAGATAACAGGGAGCTTAAAAAACGCGGAGGCGGTCTTTTTGGTGCAAATCCTCTGACAGGATCAATAGGGGTTGTTACAATTAATCTTCCACGCATCGGATTTCTTTCGAAAAATGAAGATGATTTCTTTCAGCGGCTTGATAAGATTATGGAAATTGGTAAACAGAGCCTAGAAACAAAGCGTACTCTTCTTGAACAGCTTACAGACAAAGGCCTATTCCCATATGCTAAATTTTACCTGAGAGATATTTATAAACGTAACAATTCATATTGGACAAATCACTTTTCTACTATAGGGCTTATAGGGATGAACGAAGCATGTATTAACTTTCTTGGACAGGATATAACTCAGCAGAAAGGTCATGACTTTGCACTTAAAGTTCTTGACTTTATGCGAGAAAAATTATTTGAGTATCAACAGGATACAGGAAATATTTATAATCTTGAAGCTACACCTGCCGAAGGTACAGCCTTTAAACTTGCAATGACAGATAAAAACAAATTCAAAGAAATTATAGTTGCAAATGAAAGTGAAATTGAAAGCGGCATAAAGCCATACTACACTAATTCTTCCCAATTACCTGTTAATTACACAGATGATATATTTGAGGCATTGCGAATTCAGGATGATTTTCAAACCAAATACACAGGTGGTACTGTCTTTCACGGATTTATTGGAGAGAAACAAATTCCGGTTGAATCTATTAAAAATCTTATTAAAAAGGTCACAGATAATTTCAGACTTCCGTATTTTACTATTACTCCTACTTTTAGCATATGTCCCGAACACGGATATATTTACGGAGAACACTATAAATGCCCTGAATGCTCTTCTTCCTGTGAAGTATATTCACGTGTAGTTGGATACTTAAGGCCTGTAAAACAATGGAATGACGGAAAACAATCTGAATTTAACGACAGAAAACTTTTTGATAAGTCCCTTGAAACATTTTCTAATCCTTTTTAA
- a CDS encoding TonB-dependent receptor, translated as MSKYVLKFLVFVVLFHQSLIFSQTVSKSDSVNNKAAIKKIDIAPVSFTDFCDFILNIPVTSWRTNFSPGSPLYAGVRGALPSASKINFDGINLNDPFTGRFNLHMITPDLISKAENYDHIDIFGNPNTLSLQPLSVPGDQPYTRALYHFNTGVESSFGATFGQPLFTSFRYLSGFSSRTYNNINDGTQNKYQNISFSSHINISKNWNADYTILSSKGDIYLSKSMVVPADTVILNKPHQKNISTNHIVVIKNDSSGLKPEISLHKLSGNFEFKDTDSDNKHVIKDAAYGLSFQAQKSLMHVPFYFGLKYLYQNASVGDTVKITNSNISGYLLTNFTIFPKTKLFVKILPQISGNKKLYFGLWSRYKFNLSNNRLNVAATFSKLFRDPTLSEISGITIYDSAPVSSLFFNLSMLNNHYNINNNIKPESIFTTDLSLNYNKGPGFKSSLSFFNKTTSNIILPELTQTGIQYTNKGKNQFTGIESFARTDILKYFGLISINTIFLKAVSFRLKPANITGNLGVFIKYRFFQGDINGILAASVRYWSSYYIYDWNYGDYLNLITVPNGMIFNIKALFTVMDYAHVTLELTNISSIDPFISSIQYLPERSFRFGLLWELFD; from the coding sequence ATGAGCAAATATGTTCTGAAATTTCTTGTTTTTGTTGTACTTTTTCATCAATCTTTGATATTCTCTCAAACTGTTTCAAAATCTGACTCAGTAAATAATAAAGCAGCTATTAAAAAAATCGATATTGCTCCTGTAAGCTTTACTGATTTTTGTGATTTTATTTTAAATATTCCGGTTACTTCGTGGAGAACAAATTTTTCTCCGGGCAGCCCACTTTATGCCGGAGTAAGGGGAGCGTTGCCTTCGGCTTCGAAAATAAATTTTGATGGAATTAATTTAAATGACCCTTTTACAGGCAGATTTAACCTGCACATGATTACTCCTGATTTAATTAGCAAAGCGGAAAATTATGATCACATAGATATTTTTGGAAATCCCAACACATTAAGCCTTCAGCCTTTATCCGTTCCTGGAGATCAGCCTTACACCAGGGCGCTGTACCACTTCAACACTGGAGTTGAGAGCTCATTCGGCGCTACCTTCGGGCAGCCTTTATTCACATCTTTCCGATACCTTTCAGGTTTTTCCTCAAGAACATACAATAATATAAATGACGGTACCCAAAATAAATATCAGAACATTTCCTTTTCTTCCCATATAAATATTTCTAAAAACTGGAATGCTGATTATACCATTTTATCATCCAAAGGTGATATCTATCTTTCCAAATCAATGGTTGTACCTGCAGATACTGTAATTCTGAACAAACCCCATCAGAAAAATATTTCCACAAATCATATTGTCGTTATAAAAAATGATTCATCGGGATTAAAGCCAGAAATATCCCTGCATAAACTATCGGGAAATTTTGAATTTAAAGATACCGATTCTGATAATAAGCATGTAATTAAGGATGCTGCATACGGCCTTTCATTCCAGGCGCAAAAATCTTTAATGCATGTTCCTTTCTACTTTGGCCTGAAATATCTTTATCAAAATGCATCTGTCGGAGATACAGTAAAAATCACTAATTCTAACATTAGTGGATACCTGCTTACAAATTTTACCATTTTTCCAAAAACAAAATTATTTGTTAAAATTCTTCCCCAAATTTCCGGAAATAAAAAACTCTACTTCGGATTATGGAGCCGGTACAAGTTTAATTTAAGTAATAATCGGCTTAATGTTGCGGCTACTTTTTCGAAATTATTCCGGGATCCTACTCTTTCGGAAATTTCCGGTATTACTATTTATGATTCCGCACCGGTCTCCTCGCTTTTTTTCAATCTTTCAATGTTAAATAATCACTACAACATCAATAATAACATTAAGCCGGAATCAATTTTTACAACAGACCTGTCCTTGAATTATAATAAAGGGCCCGGATTCAAATCCTCCCTCTCTTTTTTCAATAAGACGACTTCTAACATAATTTTACCTGAATTGACTCAGACGGGAATTCAGTATACAAATAAAGGAAAAAATCAATTTACCGGAATCGAATCATTTGCCAGAACAGATATACTAAAATATTTCGGTCTGATATCAATAAATACCATCTTTTTAAAGGCAGTTTCATTTAGGCTCAAACCAGCAAATATTACAGGCAATTTAGGTGTTTTTATTAAATATAGATTTTTCCAGGGCGACATTAACGGTATTCTTGCAGCATCTGTTAGATACTGGTCTTCATATTATATTTATGACTGGAATTACGGAGATTATCTGAATCTTATAACTGTTCCGAACGGAATGATTTTTAATATTAAAGCTCTTTTTACTGTGATGGACTATGCTCATGTAACTCTTGAATTAACCAATATATCAAGTATTGATCCCTTCATTTCAAGCATTCAATACTTGCCTGAGCGTTCCTTCCGTTTTGGATTACTGTGGGAACTCTTTGATTGA
- a CDS encoding anaerobic ribonucleoside-triphosphate reductase activating protein, with amino-acid sequence MISGLKIAGMDKQSFIDYPGKIATLIFTQGCNFRCFYCHNKELVLPELFSRKLISTETVINYLKKNIGLLDALAITGGEPTLQQGIIPFIENIKELGFKVKLDTNGTDSRTLKYLIQNHLIDYIAMDIKTSVSLAAYKKIVGDVSQSDINNILHSIEILLQSNIQYEFRTTVVKNFHDKAIIEDIGRKIRGADLWFIQNCIFKNTLKPLPGFDTFDNSELETLVKHGNIFVRKAILRN; translated from the coding sequence ATGATTAGCGGTCTAAAAATTGCCGGAATGGATAAACAATCATTTATTGATTATCCTGGGAAGATTGCTACTTTAATTTTTACACAGGGATGTAATTTCAGATGTTTCTACTGCCATAATAAAGAACTTGTCTTACCCGAACTATTCAGCAGAAAGCTTATCAGTACTGAAACTGTAATTAATTACCTTAAAAAAAACATAGGCCTTTTGGACGCACTTGCAATAACCGGAGGGGAGCCTACTTTGCAGCAAGGCATTATACCCTTTATAGAAAACATCAAAGAACTTGGTTTTAAAGTTAAGCTTGATACTAACGGAACCGACTCCCGAACTCTAAAATATTTAATACAAAATCATCTGATTGACTACATAGCCATGGATATAAAAACATCCGTATCTTTGGCTGCATATAAAAAAATTGTCGGAGATGTTTCTCAATCTGATATAAATAACATACTGCATTCAATAGAAATTCTGTTACAGTCGAATATACAATATGAGTTCAGAACTACTGTTGTTAAAAACTTTCACGATAAAGCTATAATAGAAGATATAGGCAGGAAGATTAGAGGAGCAGATTTGTGGTTTATTCAGAATTGTATTTTCAAAAATACTTTAAAACCATTACCCGGATTTGATACTTTTGATAATAGTGAATTAGAGACGCTTGTAAAGCACGGAAATATATTTGTACGTAAAGCGATATTAAGAAATTGA
- a CDS encoding T9SS type A sorting domain-containing protein, producing MEKSLHTNVKKILILFITLLSATSFAAADEYLYITNGSAETLSKLNLNTNTITLNFLATGQTPNEMVYYRNNIFLVNSGTDDIRILNPASDNAYSDIITLPTGSNPYDLAVVGHNKIYVSNNIAGTVSVINTETNTIAKTIEVGKAPQGVLFFGSELNGNYAYVANTGLIGWGSYDPGTVSVINTITDSVEYTISVPLNPQDFAIDPLGKIHVLCTGDYASVFTSVAVIDPMQTPPAVIDTISIGGSAGDIIITKGGKGYCVAWGDETNGFLYEYDAISGTVIHSDSNPILVGPNVSRLYYDAEKDVIWIPTMKVWAGDGSVQKFEVSADSIVWVSGVVGNGTLDLVKTYPVSDSDPWADEVTEFTQGTTCSGLGQNFFPENILGKPGQAFCPQSVSPIFNPEEFLSLGNEGEIIVKFTNNHIINNSGPDFTIFGNANYSKTDSSIEAKAGIVSVSQDGTTWYDFAYNAASLTGFCGLTPTADWTSPLNPDISGGDSFDLSDVGLSWASFVKIKDCGQIAQDDGTFAIDAVAAVNSEAFTGIKDYAAASPENFTLSQNYPNPFNSETIISYRIPSESHVKLSVFNSLGQHIKTLIDSRMPAGNHSLKWNATDMTGTLVSSGIYFYRLETNNSIITKKMILMF from the coding sequence ATGGAAAAATCGCTACACACGAACGTCAAAAAAATTCTGATATTATTCATAACATTGTTATCAGCCACCTCTTTTGCTGCAGCTGACGAGTATCTCTATATCACTAACGGATCTGCAGAGACACTTTCAAAACTTAATCTGAATACAAATACGATTACACTAAATTTTCTTGCAACAGGCCAGACACCTAATGAAATGGTTTATTACAGAAACAATATTTTTCTTGTAAATTCAGGCACCGATGATATCAGGATACTTAATCCTGCTTCTGATAACGCATATTCTGATATTATCACTCTTCCTACAGGTTCCAATCCTTATGACCTTGCAGTTGTAGGGCACAATAAAATTTACGTCTCAAATAATATTGCCGGTACTGTATCAGTAATAAACACAGAAACAAACACTATTGCAAAAACCATTGAAGTTGGAAAAGCGCCCCAGGGAGTGCTGTTTTTCGGGTCTGAATTAAATGGGAATTATGCTTATGTTGCAAACACGGGGCTGATAGGATGGGGAAGTTACGACCCCGGCACTGTATCTGTGATTAACACTATTACAGATTCAGTGGAATATACAATAAGCGTTCCTCTGAATCCGCAGGATTTTGCAATTGACCCATTGGGAAAAATTCACGTTCTATGTACCGGAGACTATGCTTCTGTATTTACTTCTGTTGCTGTTATTGACCCAATGCAGACCCCGCCGGCTGTTATTGATACAATTTCAATAGGAGGATCCGCAGGAGATATTATTATCACAAAAGGGGGAAAGGGATACTGCGTTGCATGGGGTGACGAAACAAACGGGTTTTTATATGAATACGATGCTATTTCAGGCACAGTAATTCACTCTGATTCTAATCCTATTCTTGTGGGGCCGAATGTTTCAAGATTATATTATGACGCTGAAAAAGATGTAATTTGGATACCTACAATGAAAGTATGGGCCGGAGACGGATCAGTACAAAAATTTGAGGTCAGCGCTGACAGTATTGTATGGGTTTCAGGTGTTGTTGGGAACGGTACTCTTGATCTTGTAAAGACATATCCCGTTTCTGATTCTGACCCGTGGGCTGACGAGGTAACAGAATTTACACAAGGCACAACTTGCAGCGGACTGGGGCAGAATTTTTTCCCTGAAAACATTCTTGGTAAACCCGGCCAGGCATTCTGCCCTCAATCGGTAAGTCCTATTTTTAATCCTGAAGAATTTCTCAGCCTCGGCAATGAAGGAGAAATCATCGTAAAATTTACAAATAATCATATAATAAATAATTCAGGGCCTGACTTTACAATATTCGGCAATGCAAACTATTCAAAGACAGATTCTTCCATTGAAGCAAAAGCAGGCATTGTTTCAGTCAGCCAGGACGGCACAACATGGTATGATTTTGCATACAATGCAGCATCCCTTACAGGATTCTGCGGGCTTACTCCTACTGCTGACTGGACATCTCCGTTGAATCCGGATATTTCAGGGGGAGACAGCTTTGATCTTTCAGATGTTGGTTTATCATGGGCATCCTTTGTCAAAATAAAGGACTGCGGACAAATTGCACAGGATGATGGAACTTTTGCTATTGATGCTGTCGCAGCTGTTAATTCCGAAGCCTTTACAGGAATCAAAGATTATGCTGCTGCTTCACCGGAAAATTTCACACTCAGCCAGAACTATCCGAATCCTTTTAACTCAGAAACAATAATCTCATATAGAATTCCTTCAGAGTCGCATGTTAAACTTTCTGTTTTCAACTCTTTGGGGCAGCACATTAAAACTTTGATTGACAGTAGAATGCCAGCAGGGAATCATTCCCTAAAATGGAATGCAACAGACATGACAGGAACGCTTGTTTCAAGTGGAATTTATTTTTACCGTCTTGAAACAAACAACAGCATAATCACTAAAAAAATGATACTTATGTTTTAA